The following proteins are encoded in a genomic region of Streptococcus equi subsp. equi:
- a CDS encoding acetyltransferase (GNAT) family protein, with amino-acid sequence MEIRLAFPNELSQIMTVINSAKSALAQSGSSQWQKADGYPAYQDIAADVLQGQGYVALLEGQIVAYAAVIDGQEDAYDKIYDGRWQHNHHRYVTFHRVAVLSDRTGQGIAQTFLQGLIEGQHGPDFRIDTHEHNQVMRHIIEKLGFVYCGKVPIDGERLAYQKIKKSHERAAYQEISEDSRYSY; translated from the coding sequence ATGGAGATTAGACTTGCTTTTCCTAATGAGCTTAGTCAGATCATGACAGTGATCAATTCAGCTAAGTCTGCCTTAGCCCAATCAGGCTCCAGCCAATGGCAGAAAGCAGATGGGTATCCTGCTTATCAGGATATTGCTGCTGATGTGTTGCAAGGGCAGGGCTATGTGGCTTTGCTTGAGGGGCAGATTGTTGCTTATGCGGCTGTTATTGATGGCCAAGAGGACGCCTACGACAAGATTTATGATGGCAGGTGGCAGCATAATCACCACCGTTATGTGACCTTTCATCGTGTGGCGGTGCTGAGTGATAGGACTGGTCAGGGAATTGCTCAGACCTTTTTGCAAGGGCTCATTGAGGGGCAGCATGGACCAGATTTTCGGATAGATACTCATGAGCATAATCAGGTCATGCGGCATATCATTGAAAAGTTAGGCTTTGTTTACTGTGGCAAGGTACCAATTGATGGCGAGCGCTTAGCCTATCAAAAAATTAAGAAAAGCCATGAAAGAGCCGCTTATCAGGAGATTAGCGAGGATAGCCGCTACAGCTATTGA
- a CDS encoding exodeoxyribonuclease: MKLISWNIDSLNAALTGESPRALLSRAVLDTLVAQDADIIAIQETKLSAKGPTKKHLESLLGYFPNHLNVWRSSVEPARKGYAGTMFLYKKSSIPLSHSQISELLPLWTLKGVSSP, from the coding sequence ATGAAACTCATCTCATGGAACATTGATTCTTTAAATGCTGCGCTCACTGGTGAATCTCCTAGAGCCCTCTTATCACGCGCTGTACTTGATACTCTCGTGGCACAGGACGCTGATATTATTGCAATTCAAGAGACAAAGCTATCTGCCAAAGGCCCTACCAAAAAGCACCTTGAGAGCTTGCTTGGCTACTTTCCTAATCATCTCAATGTTTGGCGTTCATCTGTTGAGCCCGCCAGAAAAGGCTATGCCGGAACCATGTTCCTCTATAAAAAGAGCTCAATCCCATTGTCACATTCCCAGATATCGGAGCTCCTACCACTATGGACGCTGAAGGGCGTATCATCACCCTAG
- the ogt gene encoding methylated-DNA--protein-cysteine methyltransferase — MWGGQILPLYECVYQSPLGKISLVATDVALIGAWFEGQRYFQAGIKVQPIWQEQHALLKRACLWLDAYFERKPYPMLDCLSPQGTDFQRAVWRELQTIRWGETLSYGELAKRLQCRSAQAVGGAIGRNPLSIFIPCHRVLAADGRLIGYAGGLEKKAWLLRHEQISVNKE, encoded by the coding sequence ATGTGGGGAGGTCAGATCTTGCCATTGTACGAGTGTGTGTATCAATCGCCCTTAGGAAAAATATCCTTGGTTGCGACTGATGTTGCTTTGATAGGAGCCTGGTTTGAAGGTCAAAGGTATTTTCAGGCTGGGATTAAAGTGCAGCCCATCTGGCAGGAGCAGCATGCCCTGTTAAAAAGAGCCTGTTTGTGGCTTGACGCTTACTTTGAGAGGAAGCCCTATCCCATGCTTGATTGCTTATCTCCACAGGGTACTGATTTTCAGCGAGCTGTCTGGCGAGAATTGCAGACGATAAGATGGGGAGAGACCTTGAGCTATGGTGAGCTTGCCAAGCGCCTGCAGTGTCGTTCGGCTCAGGCTGTTGGTGGTGCCATAGGACGTAATCCTTTAAGTATTTTTATTCCCTGTCATCGTGTACTGGCTGCTGATGGTCGCTTGATTGGCTATGCTGGAGGACTTGAAAAGAAGGCCTGGTTGCTCAGGCACGAGCAAATTAGTGTTAATAAGGAGTAG
- the scpC_1 gene encoding chemokine protease ScpC translates to MEKKERFSLRKYKSGMVSVLIGILFLTGMGSVVAEEQGVSSAHVSAGQHQESREVLSVSQASEGAAVNAQDIDSQSSKAEEKTEEAMATGLVSSEMEALTESNQSVKQQEESRELPPVNMDTHRWIKTEGAWNRGYKGQGKVIAVIDTGIDASHHAMRITNPAAAKFTSKADIDQRKKAAGIQYGVWLSDKVVFAHNYVENNDKVKEIKDDPFEGLDDLDFDVIVQQIDIRRNRPQSIEAPQETVIKLDDTSGGTIIDWQDTDDDSKYESHGMHVTGIAAGNGLKAAAAGERFLGIAPEAQVMFMRVFTHDLMGTGDPLFIKAIEDAVALGADVINLSLGSANGSQLNGNRALMAAIEKARQAGVSVVVAAGNERAFGSDHADPLVTNPDYGLVGAPSAGRTPTSVASINNKVIIERLMTVEGLKDRADLNHGKAIYLESVDFKDIKTSLGFDVPYSFVYVKALTKEGYQEREVSGKIVLVQRDPNRKYDDIIAEAKQYGAAGVLIFNNEPGKANRTMRLSSKGMVLPSAFISHEFGMAMAALNGNGTGTLTFDAEVSKAISQKGNEMNYFSNWGLTSDGYLKPDITAPGGDIYSTFNDDHYGSQSGTSMATPHIAGASLLVKQYLEALQPQLAKDKLADLVKNILMSNAQIHINPKTNTTTSPRQQGAGLLNIETAVTSGLYLTGKDNYGSISLGNVTDQISFEVTIHNLSNQAKSLRYQTELLTDQVDTKEGRFALRSRSLKTYQGEQVDVPAQGHKTITITLDASNFTEELSKQMPNGYYLEGFVRFVDSKDEHKDNINIPFVGFKGAFENLPVVEASIYELKAQGKTGFYFDSSGLKDEIYVGNHFTGLVTVGTDTNVSMTTIADNGLHTLGTFRNKDGKFVLERNAVGYPVLAISPNGDNNQDFAAFKGVFLRKYQGLQARVYKGTDTDRKELLWTSPSALQGDKNFNSDIRFAKSTTLLETGFSGKSLTGADLPDGKYHYVVSYYPDVVGAKRQEMVFEVIVDRQTPELGTASYNPVTHRFRPSQWLDRGQAGVLRDSVFYLETKDDKPYTITINDGLKYVTVSDNKQFVERLADGSFVLPVDQVALGDFYYMVEDFAGNVAIAKLGNHLPEKIGQAELALTLTDINAQHQLSYSDNLNMTAADTGLVTNEAELLIISRNRPQSRLAKLGQTAVISPNDDGNKDLWHSRACHIKYIKI, encoded by the coding sequence GTGGAGAAAAAAGAACGCTTCTCACTGAGGAAATATAAATCAGGAATGGTTTCTGTGTTGATCGGAATCCTTTTTCTGACAGGGATGGGATCAGTTGTGGCTGAGGAGCAGGGAGTTAGCTCAGCTCACGTGTCAGCAGGACAACATCAAGAATCAAGGGAGGTATTGTCTGTCTCTCAGGCTAGTGAGGGAGCTGCTGTTAATGCTCAGGACATCGACAGCCAGTCAAGTAAAGCAGAGGAAAAGACAGAGGAGGCAATGGCGACTGGATTAGTTTCTTCCGAAATGGAAGCGCTAACGGAATCTAACCAATCAGTCAAGCAGCAAGAAGAATCGCGCGAGCTACCTCCAGTAAATATGGATACTCACCGCTGGATAAAAACAGAAGGAGCTTGGAATAGAGGCTATAAGGGTCAAGGTAAGGTTATTGCTGTTATTGATACTGGTATTGACGCTAGTCACCATGCCATGCGCATTACAAATCCAGCAGCTGCTAAGTTTACATCAAAGGCAGATATTGACCAGCGCAAAAAAGCAGCAGGCATTCAGTACGGTGTCTGGCTAAGCGATAAGGTAGTCTTTGCCCACAACTATGTGGAAAACAATGATAAGGTAAAGGAGATAAAGGACGATCCGTTTGAGGGCCTTGACGACTTGGATTTTGATGTGATTGTGCAGCAGATTGATATTAGGAGGAACCGTCCGCAGTCAATAGAGGCACCTCAGGAAACGGTCATCAAGCTTGATGACACATCAGGAGGAACTATCATTGACTGGCAAGATACAGATGATGACAGCAAATATGAATCGCATGGCATGCATGTGACAGGCATTGCAGCTGGAAATGGGCTCAAGGCGGCAGCAGCTGGCGAACGCTTTTTAGGCATTGCTCCTGAGGCTCAGGTCATGTTTATGCGGGTTTTTACCCATGATTTGATGGGAACTGGGGACCCCTTATTTATTAAAGCCATCGAAGATGCTGTGGCATTGGGCGCTGATGTGATTAATTTAAGTCTGGGCTCGGCCAATGGGTCTCAATTGAATGGGAATCGTGCCCTGATGGCAGCTATCGAAAAGGCAAGGCAGGCTGGTGTCTCTGTGGTCGTTGCTGCAGGTAATGAGCGTGCCTTTGGGTCAGATCATGCAGACCCGTTGGTGACAAATCCTGATTATGGCTTAGTGGGGGCTCCATCAGCAGGCCGGACTCCTACCTCAGTTGCGTCTATTAATAACAAAGTGATTATAGAGCGTCTGATGACGGTGGAGGGCTTGAAAGATAGGGCTGACTTAAATCATGGAAAGGCTATCTATTTGGAATCTGTTGATTTCAAGGACATTAAGACTAGTCTTGGCTTTGATGTACCATACTCATTTGTTTATGTCAAAGCTTTGACAAAAGAAGGCTACCAAGAACGCGAAGTGAGTGGCAAGATTGTCTTGGTGCAGCGTGATCCTAATCGGAAATACGACGATATTATAGCAGAGGCCAAGCAGTACGGGGCAGCTGGGGTCTTGATTTTTAACAATGAGCCAGGCAAGGCTAACCGCACCATGCGTCTGAGTTCAAAGGGGATGGTGCTGCCATCTGCCTTTATCTCTCATGAATTTGGCATGGCAATGGCTGCTTTAAATGGCAATGGAACAGGCACTCTGACCTTTGATGCTGAGGTCTCTAAGGCCATTAGCCAAAAGGGAAATGAGATGAACTATTTCTCTAACTGGGGCTTGACCTCAGATGGCTATTTGAAGCCTGACATCACTGCTCCAGGTGGAGATATTTACTCGACCTTCAACGATGATCACTATGGCAGCCAGTCAGGAACTAGTATGGCAACCCCACACATTGCAGGGGCAAGCCTTTTGGTCAAGCAATATCTAGAAGCGCTTCAACCACAGCTTGCCAAGGATAAGCTAGCAGATCTGGTCAAAAATATACTGATGAGTAATGCTCAGATCCACATCAACCCTAAGACCAATACCACCACATCGCCACGCCAGCAGGGAGCAGGGCTCTTGAATATAGAGACCGCGGTAACCAGTGGTCTGTACCTGACAGGTAAAGACAACTATGGCAGTATTTCTCTTGGAAATGTGACTGATCAGATAAGCTTTGAGGTGACAATCCATAACTTGTCTAATCAGGCTAAGTCGCTGCGCTACCAGACAGAATTGTTGACTGATCAGGTGGATACTAAGGAAGGACGTTTTGCCTTACGTTCAAGATCTCTGAAAACCTATCAGGGAGAACAGGTTGACGTACCTGCTCAAGGACACAAGACCATTACCATTACCCTAGATGCCTCAAACTTTACAGAGGAACTCTCTAAGCAAATGCCAAATGGCTATTATCTAGAGGGCTTTGTTCGCTTTGTGGATAGCAAGGACGAGCACAAGGATAACATCAACATTCCATTTGTTGGCTTTAAGGGAGCCTTTGAAAACCTACCTGTTGTTGAAGCCTCTATTTATGAGCTAAAGGCTCAAGGAAAAACTGGCTTTTATTTTGACAGCTCAGGGCTAAAGGACGAGATTTATGTCGGCAATCATTTTACTGGGCTGGTGACTGTTGGTACAGATACCAATGTCTCTATGACTACTATTGCTGACAATGGCTTGCACACACTAGGAACCTTTCGTAATAAAGACGGTAAATTTGTGTTGGAGCGAAATGCAGTTGGCTATCCTGTGTTGGCTATCTCTCCAAATGGCGACAACAATCAAGACTTTGCTGCCTTCAAAGGGGTGTTCTTACGTAAATACCAAGGCCTGCAAGCCAGGGTCTATAAGGGAACAGATACAGACCGTAAGGAGTTGCTCTGGACGAGCCCATCAGCCCTTCAAGGGGATAAAAACTTTAACAGTGATATTCGCTTTGCCAAGTCAACAACGCTGTTAGAAACAGGCTTTAGTGGTAAATCGCTGACCGGAGCTGACCTACCAGATGGCAAATACCATTATGTGGTTTCTTATTATCCAGATGTGGTAGGAGCGAAACGTCAAGAAATGGTCTTTGAGGTGATTGTGGATCGTCAAACGCCGGAGCTAGGAACAGCAAGCTATAACCCTGTGACCCATCGCTTCAGACCGTCTCAGTGGCTTGATCGCGGTCAGGCTGGTGTTCTTCGAGATAGTGTTTTTTACTTGGAAACAAAGGATGACAAGCCTTATACGATTACCATTAATGATGGCTTAAAGTATGTGACCGTATCAGACAATAAGCAGTTTGTTGAGCGCTTAGCAGATGGCTCTTTTGTCCTGCCAGTTGATCAGGTGGCGCTTGGTGATTTTTATTACATGGTCGAGGATTTTGCAGGCAATGTTGCCATTGCTAAGCTGGGAAATCACTTGCCAGAAAAAATCGGTCAGGCTGAGCTGGCATTGACCCTAACTGATATTAATGCTCAGCATCAGCTGAGCTACAGTGATAACCTCAACATGACTGCTGCAGATACAGGACTGGTGACAAATGAAGCAGAGCTTCTCATTATTAGCCGCAATAGACCACAGAGTCGTTTGGCTAAATTAGGTCAAACTGCTGTCATCTCGCCGAATGATGATGGAAACAAGGATTTGTGGCATTCAAGGGCTTGCCACATCAAGTATATCAAGATCTAA
- the spxA_1 gene encoding ArsC family protein: MITIYQYPKCSTCQKALAELKTLVSEVDIIDIKANPPKAEQLKQWLEHSDYSLKSFFNTSGMRYRELGLKDKVNSLSVEEAAELLATDGMLIKRPILLQDNQVLQVGYRTAYKDLGL; the protein is encoded by the coding sequence ATGATTACCATTTACCAATACCCAAAGTGTAGTACCTGTCAAAAAGCCCTTGCTGAGCTAAAGACCCTGGTTTCTGAGGTTGATATCATTGATATTAAGGCCAATCCCCCTAAAGCTGAGCAGCTGAAACAATGGCTAGAGCATTCAGATTATAGCCTCAAAAGCTTTTTCAATACCAGTGGTATGCGTTATCGTGAGCTTGGGCTTAAAGATAAGGTTAATTCACTGAGCGTTGAGGAGGCAGCGGAGCTTTTGGCAACAGATGGCATGCTGATTAAGCGGCCGATCCTCTTACAGGATAATCAGGTCTTGCAGGTAGGGTATCGAACAGCCTATAAGGATCTAGGTCTTTAA
- a CDS encoding CutC family protein: protein MIKEFCAENLTMLNQLTSQSVNRVELCDNLAVGGTTPSYGVIKEACDLLHDKQISVATMIRPRGGDFVYNDLELRAMEADILKAIEAGTDALVIGLLTKDNQLDTDAIEQLLPATQGLPLVFHMAFDLIARDQQIASLEQLIDYGFVRILLHGSSDTRSIYENIDHIKQLVKAAQHRIEIMIGGGVTADNCQELSQLTGTAIVHGTKII, encoded by the coding sequence ATGATTAAAGAATTTTGTGCTGAAAACCTAACCATGCTAAACCAATTGACCAGCCAGTCGGTCAATCGTGTTGAGCTCTGCGACAATCTTGCAGTCGGTGGCACCACACCCTCTTATGGTGTCATCAAGGAAGCCTGCGACCTCCTACATGACAAGCAGATTAGTGTCGCAACAATGATCCGCCCAAGAGGAGGTGATTTTGTCTATAACGACCTTGAATTGCGTGCTATGGAAGCAGATATCTTAAAGGCTATCGAAGCAGGAACTGATGCCTTGGTCATAGGCTTACTCACTAAGGACAACCAGCTTGACACCGATGCTATCGAACAGCTCCTACCAGCTACACAAGGACTCCCTCTGGTTTTTCACATGGCCTTTGACCTGATTGCTCGCGACCAACAAATCGCAAGCCTAGAGCAGCTCATTGACTATGGCTTTGTACGAATCCTGCTTCATGGCTCAAGCGATACCAGATCCATCTATGAAAACATTGACCATATCAAGCAGTTAGTCAAGGCTGCTCAGCACCGAATCGAAATCATGATTGGTGGAGGTGTCACAGCTGATAACTGCCAAGAGCTAAGTCAACTAACAGGAACAGCTATTGTGCATGGCACAAAAATCATCTAA
- a CDS encoding lipoprotein produces the protein MTTRYFYKLLLTMLTLALGGFSLSACHSKISKPYQVAIFDKDHVRTFMEKADSLVPVETISRTQHKLFERESFKQAKQGYFAKTREGNDLKVLLTHIDQASLEEKVLHADGNDAYTSTTDGDYFYTTAVFADRIDCYKYDRHLKKQAHKSILNQDTINASNQFLVIDDALYLLVSAVDIKSQQPKTELWKMDKSFTITDRIDLDESTAYLRMVNVGRTLYITQAADGILETGEPRPGNKVMTYDLDSGQKSYLMLHVNSPRAIYHHAKTNELIIENDQHYNPDFAWTIYQLDTGEERTIRFEELAGQETSSPYFMMTSSNYYFLFPKRLYRYDCSNHQMTCINLDQYGVTHAHALIAKPTP, from the coding sequence ATGACAACAAGGTATTTTTATAAGCTATTGCTAACGATGTTGACACTAGCATTAGGAGGATTTTCCCTATCTGCTTGCCACTCCAAGATTAGTAAGCCCTATCAAGTCGCTATTTTTGACAAGGATCATGTTAGGACCTTTATGGAAAAAGCTGACAGTCTGGTGCCTGTTGAGACCATCTCTCGAACACAGCACAAGCTATTTGAGCGAGAAAGCTTTAAGCAGGCCAAGCAAGGGTATTTTGCAAAGACAAGAGAAGGAAATGACCTCAAGGTTCTGTTAACTCACATTGATCAAGCAAGCCTAGAAGAAAAAGTCCTTCATGCTGATGGCAATGACGCCTACACCTCTACAACTGATGGTGATTACTTTTACACAACAGCTGTCTTTGCCGATCGTATTGACTGCTACAAGTATGACCGCCACTTGAAAAAACAGGCTCACAAGTCTATTCTAAATCAAGACACCATTAATGCCAGCAATCAGTTTCTGGTGATTGATGACGCTCTGTACCTGCTTGTCAGCGCTGTAGACATCAAGAGTCAGCAGCCCAAAACTGAGCTATGGAAAATGGACAAATCCTTTACTATCACTGATCGGATAGATCTGGACGAAAGCACTGCCTATCTGCGCATGGTCAACGTCGGACGAACCCTTTACATTACCCAGGCTGCTGATGGCATTTTAGAAACTGGAGAACCTAGACCTGGTAACAAGGTGATGACCTATGACTTAGATAGCGGTCAAAAGTCCTATCTCATGCTTCATGTCAATAGTCCTAGAGCCATTTACCACCATGCCAAAACCAATGAGCTTATCATCGAAAATGATCAGCATTATAATCCTGACTTTGCATGGACCATCTACCAGCTAGATACCGGAGAGGAGAGAACCATTCGCTTTGAGGAGCTAGCCGGTCAGGAGACAAGCTCTCCCTACTTTATGATGACCTCAAGCAACTACTACTTCCTCTTTCCAAAAAGGCTTTACCGATACGATTGTAGTAACCATCAGATGACCTGCATCAACCTAGATCAGTACGGAGTGACGCACGCCCATGCCTTGATCGCTAAGCCCACACCATAA
- the exoA gene encoding exodeoxyribonuclease has protein sequence MDAEGRIITLEFNYFFVTQVYTPNAGDGLRRLEERQLWDQKYADYLAQLDAQKPVLATGDYNVAHKEIDLANPASNHRSPGFTDEERLGFTNLLNRGFTDTFRFIHGDIPNVYSWWAQRSKTSKLNNTGWRIDYWLTSNRLIDKVSRSEMISSGERQDHTPILLEIDL, from the coding sequence ATGGACGCTGAAGGGCGTATCATCACCCTAGAATTTAACTATTTCTTTGTCACACAGGTCTACACCCCAAATGCCGGTGATGGGCTTAGACGCTTGGAAGAGCGCCAGCTCTGGGACCAAAAATATGCCGACTACCTAGCCCAGCTCGATGCCCAAAAGCCTGTTTTGGCTACTGGTGATTACAACGTTGCCCACAAGGAAATCGACCTGGCTAACCCAGCTAGCAACCACCGCTCTCCGGGCTTTACAGATGAGGAGCGGCTTGGCTTTACGAACCTGCTTAACCGAGGGTTTACAGATACCTTTCGCTTTATTCATGGCGATATTCCAAACGTTTATAGCTGGTGGGCACAGCGCAGCAAGACCAGTAAATTGAACAATACCGGCTGGAGAATTGATTACTGGCTCACGTCAAATCGGTTGATTGATAAGGTTAGTCGCTCAGAGATGATTTCCTCAGGAGAACGTCAGGATCACACACCGATTTTATTAGAAATTGATCTATAG